The Syngnathus acus chromosome 12, fSynAcu1.2, whole genome shotgun sequence genome contains the following window.
ATCACCGCGCGACTTGAGGAGAGCAACTTTCGAAAGTTAAACCATCGAAATCTGCTTTATATAATTTAATAAGACGGACAGAAACAAATTTAGgtgttttaaatgcattttctaAAGAAAAGGAGGGACACCTGAGCCGAAAGGCGGCCCGACAGGCGCCTCCTACCCGGTGAGAGGCAACTTCCGGGTTGTGTTTGTACGGGAGCAGCTCATGAAGACTAGTTGGTTGTAAGAAGGACGATCAACATGTCTCTGCTTCTGGACCACAGCTTCGGAGAACTGCCTCCGGACAACTCCGTCAACACCAAACTCTTCCTGGAGACAGTCTCGCACCTTCCGTCCTTCTTCGGTAAATAATCATAGTTCACTTGCTATATGACTGAACTAGTTTTAATGAATGATGTCATTGGTGACCCCGGCGACGGGTTATACGTGTTATTTTTTCACGGGTTGACAGCCCCGTGTTGGACACTTCATTGAAGATTACGCCATTTATAAATGTGCCTCTAtatgttataaaacaaaacaggtaATCACCATCACATTCTAgttaaatgtcacttttttctttcagactgTTTGGGCTCCAAAGTCTTTTCGCCCATCAAGTCAGACATTAATGGCAACATCACGGTGAGTGTGATTGAGATGAATGTGTGACTTGATCATGGAAATAGTTGAGTTATTAAGATGTTATCTGTGTGAATGTGTCCACAGAAAATTAAAGAAGTTTACATAAAAGACCCGCAGCGGTACGTCACCTTGCAGCAGATCCTGGAGGCCGAGCGGCAAGACCTTGGGGCCGAGTGGCCCAAAGCGGGAGCCACGCTGGCTCTCATGTGGCTCAAGAGGTGAGGCAGCAGacactacattaggtacaccaaagcaataaaatcaattttattgggAAGGTGTGTCCGCAACATGGCTCATTATTTATCCGTTTCAGGGGTCTCCGTTTCATCCAAGTTTTGCTACAGAGTTTGGTTGACGGTGAACAAGATATGAACCAACCCAACCTCATTCGCATTAACATCACCAAAGCCTACGAGCAGGCGCTCAAGCAATACCACGGGTGGTTTGTGCAGAAAATTTTCACTGTGAGTATtaggagaaaacccacacaagcaCCTGCAGAACATGAGAACATCAGAAGGTAGTACTGTTTGTATGCAACATAGTGGTATGCAGAGCCCCCTAGTGGTAAGCAAAAGACTCATCTTAATAAATAGCCAACTTTGTGGTTGAAACTTTTTTCAATTGAGTCGAGTACATTGAAGTgtagttcagttgtatttgaCTTTTAAGAACGAAACATTTCCATTTAATCCGTTAAaattctttgttttgaaatatttattcagaaatatttttggttcAAATCGTTTAAGAATGCCCTGGCCATGAAAGTTTGCCCAGCCCTGATCTACATTCTATGAAtcgcttatttatttttcctatcTTGCAGACGGCGCTGTATGCGGCTCCCTACCGCTCCGACCTCCTCAAGGCACTGTCAAAAGGAGAGGATGTGAAAGAGGAAGAATGTCTCGAAAACCTGCGTCACT
Protein-coding sequences here:
- the LOC119131934 gene encoding glycolipid transfer protein-like: MSLLLDHSFGELPPDNSVNTKLFLETVSHLPSFFDCLGSKVFSPIKSDINGNITKIKEVYIKDPQRYVTLQQILEAERQDLGAEWPKAGATLALMWLKRGLRFIQVLLQSLVDGEQDMNQPNLIRINITKAYEQALKQYHGWFVQKIFTTALYAAPYRSDLLKALSKGEDVKEEECLENLRHFLVNFTATVDAIYEMYVRLNAEMDYTA